From the genome of Roseofilum reptotaenium CS-1145, one region includes:
- a CDS encoding M3 family oligoendopeptidase, whose amino-acid sequence MTTLSNQLQTPQEWDLSDLYQRLDDPKIQQDLEHLQQQATTFRQTYRSKIAQLSPEEILDCLQQLETLFQSCGYLWAYPSLVFSADTRNSLAKQLLDQIMEAVTTLENEVLFFDLELKKLPISQLEKLQQSPLLASYYHYLKQIAKFRPYALSEEVEQTRNQDNLTGRSAFIQLRSLHLGEQNYTPVTTPEGKNAETEADLSALRLHPSPEIRYQSYISLREVMQQHNLLYANILNNIAQDHKLENKMRGYDSTLSKQLLEDQVSEPVFQAIMTGMADRYDLFQRYYHLKAKTLGEPIRSCDIYAPWTQDPSPSLPYNLGVETLLKALEQFDINYARRAEEFFLKNWVDAKVRPGKRGGAFCAYNHGKHSYLLLSYTEDYNSLFTLAHEMGHGLHFAWIDDHQSYFNSNPPMVIAEVASTFNELLLLDFLLESSDPALKLSILTGQLEDQLSLLFRQSTISRLELLIHERANQGSFDRHFVNQEWMKLYEQLCGDAITLLPEHQYDWARIGHIFFKPFYCYQYTASHIVSLACYQQYRQRSKEFVPGYLELLSTGGSVDQVEALKQYVGVNLTDPATIGHALEYVQGLIDQLEETLTLKSE is encoded by the coding sequence ATGACCACACTCAGCAACCAACTCCAAACCCCCCAAGAATGGGATCTGTCTGACCTCTACCAACGACTAGACGACCCCAAAATTCAACAAGACCTGGAGCATCTACAACAGCAAGCCACCACCTTTCGCCAGACCTATCGCAGCAAAATTGCCCAACTCTCCCCAGAGGAAATCCTCGACTGCTTACAACAGCTCGAAACCCTCTTTCAATCCTGTGGCTACCTGTGGGCCTATCCGAGCTTAGTCTTTTCCGCCGATACCCGTAACAGCCTCGCCAAACAACTGCTTGATCAAATCATGGAAGCAGTAACCACCCTAGAAAATGAGGTTCTCTTTTTTGATTTAGAACTCAAAAAATTACCCATATCTCAACTCGAAAAACTGCAACAATCACCCCTCTTAGCCTCCTATTACCATTACCTAAAACAAATTGCCAAATTTCGCCCCTACGCCCTTTCCGAAGAAGTTGAACAAACCCGAAATCAGGATAACTTAACCGGTCGTAGCGCCTTTATTCAACTCCGTTCTCTGCACCTAGGCGAACAAAACTATACCCCAGTCACCACCCCAGAAGGAAAAAACGCCGAAACCGAAGCCGATCTTTCTGCCTTACGTTTGCATCCTTCCCCAGAAATTCGCTACCAGTCCTATATTTCCCTCCGGGAAGTCATGCAGCAGCATAACTTGCTCTATGCCAATATTCTCAACAATATTGCCCAAGATCATAAGCTCGAAAATAAAATGCGAGGCTATGACTCTACCCTCAGCAAACAACTTTTAGAAGACCAAGTTTCTGAACCGGTCTTCCAAGCCATTATGACGGGAATGGCTGACCGCTACGATCTTTTTCAACGCTATTACCATCTCAAAGCTAAAACCCTAGGGGAACCCATCCGTAGTTGTGATATTTATGCCCCTTGGACGCAAGATCCTAGCCCTTCGTTACCCTATAATTTAGGAGTAGAAACTCTGTTAAAAGCCTTAGAGCAATTTGATATTAATTATGCTCGCCGCGCTGAGGAATTTTTCCTCAAAAATTGGGTCGATGCCAAAGTTAGACCTGGCAAACGGGGCGGTGCATTTTGTGCCTATAACCATGGCAAACATAGTTATTTATTGCTCTCCTATACCGAGGATTATAACTCCCTATTCACCTTAGCCCACGAAATGGGTCATGGTTTACATTTTGCCTGGATTGATGACCATCAAAGCTATTTTAACAGCAATCCCCCCATGGTGATCGCTGAAGTGGCTTCCACGTTTAATGAATTGTTGTTATTAGATTTTCTCCTGGAATCCTCCGATCCAGCCTTAAAGCTCTCCATTTTGACCGGACAACTCGAAGATCAATTAAGCTTACTCTTCCGCCAGAGTACCATCAGTCGCTTAGAATTACTTATCCATGAACGAGCTAACCAAGGCAGTTTCGATCGTCATTTTGTTAATCAGGAATGGATGAAGTTGTATGAACAGCTTTGTGGAGATGCGATTACCCTCTTGCCTGAACATCAATATGATTGGGCGAGAATTGGTCATATTTTCTTTAAGCCGTTCTATTGCTATCAATACACCGCTTCTCATATTGTCAGCTTGGCTTGTTATCAACAATATCGACAACGGAGTAAAGAGTTTGTGCCTGGATATCTAGAATTGTTATCGACAGGAGGAAGTGTGGATCAGGTGGAAGCACTCAAACAGTATGTAGGTGTTAATTTAACCGATCCAGCGACGATTGGTCATGCGCTGGAATATGTTCAAGGGTTGATCGATCAATTGGAGGAAACGTTAACCCTTAAAAGTGAATAA
- a CDS encoding PEP-CTERM sorting domain-containing protein: protein MINHNPFTHILRGISISIFTASISTLAVNPAHAFSIGKYRVNNHPDGNAAPPAYCLRLDGLVSGNSSDIYTFNCEDSQSEVFLEYDGSSVTISGKVFGGLDVGSSYDNPVVWDLDFTYNNVTTNGDGLVVWGDGQGQGNISSTVGSYDLFDYKGVHDYSFKIDTDHRGEEGYSGWGWLNHADEGTLREDATHLYASDWLFTVEKVPEPSAVLGLAFIAGFAALKRRQSR, encoded by the coding sequence ATGATTAACCATAACCCCTTTACCCATATCCTCCGTGGAATCTCCATAAGTATTTTTACTGCTAGTATTTCTACGCTTGCTGTTAATCCAGCTCATGCCTTTTCTATTGGCAAATATCGTGTGAATAATCATCCAGATGGCAATGCAGCTCCACCAGCATACTGTCTTCGGCTGGATGGCTTAGTCTCTGGTAACTCTAGCGACATCTACACTTTCAACTGTGAAGATTCTCAATCTGAGGTCTTCCTAGAATATGATGGATCGAGCGTTACTATTTCTGGGAAAGTGTTTGGAGGACTTGATGTAGGTTCAAGTTATGATAATCCTGTCGTTTGGGATCTCGATTTTACTTATAACAATGTAACAACAAATGGTGACGGGCTAGTCGTCTGGGGTGATGGACAGGGGCAAGGGAATATTTCTTCTACTGTCGGTTCCTATGACCTCTTTGATTATAAAGGAGTGCATGACTACTCTTTCAAAATTGATACAGATCATCGAGGTGAAGAGGGTTATTCAGGATGGGGTTGGCTCAATCATGCTGATGAGGGGACTCTTCGTGAAGATGCAACTCATCTATATGCTTCTGACTGGCTATTTACTGTGGAAAAAGTTCCTGAACCGAGCGCTGTTCTTGGGTTAGCGTTCATTGCTGGTTTCGCTGCGCTCAAGCGCCGCCAGTCTCGCTAA